The Micromonospora krabiensis genome window below encodes:
- a CDS encoding LamG-like jellyroll fold domain-containing protein, whose amino-acid sequence MQEGPSRRRFLQSAGLVGAGLVGAGTVGALAPASASAHGGSGRPDPDLPRFTLAVIPDTQYLFDADRGDPAPLAASLRWIIDNQAERNIVFTAHLGDIVENARADELAAAGKVFEAFDRQRMPYSVLAGNHDINSSTTDQRGPSPYLDVFGPQRFRKLPTYGGSTKDGYNTYHLFTAAGRQWLLLALDWRPSDAGLAWAKSVLAAHPRTPVILTTHDMVYADDSGTATLSEHGQRLWAELVADSDQIFLTLNGHYWPPGRTVLRNGAGHDVHLHITNYQDRYYGGSAMIRLYQFDLTRNTIDVETFSPWILGQRPEQRNALEQRELELTDGTNRFSLGIDFAERFAGFAPVPPRAPRNPATMLVPGTLAYWRFDKGRGDGVAVPDGTRIEDLSGRGNHLTRVTLDGSGPDALRWSGEHHPDQPAHASLRFDGAKKPARGAYLRTVDAAPLNAETFRNGYTIEAFVKLPADVRSSNHAWMSILSRFGAGRDAGKTGGDPSEPIATLSLSDGMALQWAVFPLNQNDISSNWGHEMPADEWFHVAVVNDGKTTTLYVDGAELLRNPSTPAVGLATSNEPWLLGAYHYDRIVEQGFYGWIGDVRVVNRPLPVSRFMRA is encoded by the coding sequence ATGCAAGAAGGCCCGAGTCGGCGCCGATTCCTGCAGAGCGCCGGCCTGGTCGGTGCCGGTCTGGTCGGCGCCGGCACCGTCGGGGCCCTCGCCCCCGCGTCGGCCAGCGCGCACGGCGGTAGCGGTCGACCCGACCCCGACCTGCCCCGCTTCACGCTCGCCGTCATCCCGGACACGCAGTACCTCTTCGACGCCGACCGCGGTGACCCGGCGCCGCTGGCGGCGAGTCTGCGGTGGATCATCGACAACCAGGCGGAGCGGAACATCGTCTTCACCGCCCACCTCGGCGACATCGTCGAGAACGCCCGAGCCGACGAACTCGCCGCCGCCGGCAAGGTCTTCGAGGCCTTCGACCGGCAACGGATGCCGTACAGCGTGCTCGCCGGCAATCACGACATCAACTCGTCCACCACCGACCAGCGGGGCCCGAGCCCCTACCTCGACGTGTTCGGGCCGCAGCGGTTCCGGAAGCTGCCGACGTACGGCGGGTCGACCAAGGACGGCTACAACACCTACCACCTCTTCACCGCCGCCGGGCGGCAGTGGCTGCTGCTGGCGCTCGACTGGCGTCCGTCGGACGCCGGACTCGCCTGGGCGAAGTCGGTCCTGGCCGCGCATCCGCGCACCCCGGTCATCCTCACCACGCACGACATGGTGTACGCCGACGACAGCGGGACGGCGACCCTCTCCGAGCACGGCCAGCGGCTCTGGGCCGAACTCGTCGCGGACAGCGACCAGATCTTCCTCACCCTCAACGGGCACTACTGGCCGCCCGGCCGCACCGTGCTGCGCAATGGCGCCGGGCACGACGTACACCTGCACATCACCAACTACCAGGACCGCTACTACGGCGGCAGCGCGATGATCCGCCTCTACCAGTTCGACCTGACCCGCAACACGATCGACGTGGAGACCTTCTCGCCGTGGATCCTCGGGCAGCGGCCCGAGCAGCGCAACGCGCTGGAGCAGCGGGAGCTGGAGCTGACCGACGGGACCAACCGCTTCAGCCTCGGGATCGACTTCGCGGAGCGGTTCGCCGGCTTCGCCCCGGTGCCGCCGCGTGCGCCCCGCAACCCGGCGACCATGCTGGTCCCCGGCACGCTGGCCTACTGGCGCTTCGACAAGGGGCGCGGTGACGGCGTCGCGGTGCCCGACGGCACCCGGATCGAGGACCTCTCCGGACGCGGTAACCATCTCACCCGGGTGACCCTCGACGGTAGTGGGCCGGACGCGCTGCGCTGGTCCGGCGAGCACCACCCCGACCAGCCGGCGCACGCCAGCCTCCGCTTCGACGGCGCCAAGAAACCGGCGCGCGGCGCGTACCTGCGGACCGTCGACGCCGCCCCGCTCAACGCCGAGACCTTCCGCAACGGCTACACCATCGAGGCGTTCGTCAAGCTGCCCGCCGACGTCCGGTCGAGCAACCACGCCTGGATGAGCATCCTGAGCCGCTTCGGCGCCGGTCGGGACGCGGGCAAGACCGGCGGCGACCCGTCGGAGCCGATCGCCACGCTGAGCCTCTCGGACGGCATGGCGTTGCAGTGGGCCGTCTTCCCGCTCAACCAGAACGACATCTCCAGCAACTGGGGCCACGAGATGCCCGCCGACGAGTGGTTCCACGTCGCGGTGGTCAACGACGGGAAGACCACCACCCTGTACGTCGACGGCGCCGAACTGCTGCGCAACCCGTCCACCCCGGCGGTCGGCCTGGCCACGTCGAACGAGCCGTGGCTGCTCGGGGCGTACCACTACGACCGCATCGTGGAGCAGGGCTTCTACGGCTGGATCGGTGACGTGCGGGTGGTGAACCGGCCGCTGCCGGTGAGCCGCTTCATGCGGGCCTGA
- a CDS encoding RICIN domain-containing protein — protein MKTIVSTARTSLLAVAVLVSATLPAVMAHQTAASAAVQQTFYVAPGGSDTNPGTLQSPFKTLQRARDVVRTVNANMTGDINVYLRGGTYPISSTVEFGAADSGTNGYRITYAAYANERPVLDGGVPVTGWTQHSGNIWKAPLDRANKLRALYVNDKRAHMASKTVSSGGCYGTYAITAGQAAWAWESGSQCDGARYNQNDFPAIARNQDDIEIETGTTWTTAIVGVRQVTTDGGTRVALFQQPGAAIAQGAFNGNAQVGGTHKLMNAYEFLDAPGEFYYDKGTKTVYYYKASAEDMATATVYAPNNVTTVLRVAGTSTTNHARNITFSGLTVQHSDWNLFNVAGSSFKQAQQGNLGAQAYAKGNFHVYYYRNVDVTPGIVQVQNADGILLQRNRIQHTGADGISMVNDVQNTQLIGNYTNDIAGSAIDVGHPQHVYIGDGTSSNREKYLPQVEGLPKNIEIKNNYLYDSAVLFNGHSPISAYFVDTLTIQRNRIEKAPWSGITMGWGWWNFDGSSGSIAPNRPTTTARNNTISYNHIIDTVQRLSDTAPIYTLGSQPGTTITNNYLQGVPAGHKYGLHPDEGSAFITFRDNVLSIDKNVTWMINSDDFGRKHDLSITQIYGPINKVSNKNLPNSTIGDILVSSDYVWPAAAYGIAANSGLEDAYRDIAPASTFSAPNYVLPASTYVTSATASIPIRSTGDATRSVWLAPSGTTTFTAGPTMIRAVGTATSIAVPTAPGEYRLYVVDAQGNRSAESTFLVRQQSGGGQQGAQLVGGQSGRCVEVPNSSTTNGTQVQLWDCGSGTNQRWTSTAGKQLTVYGNKCLDASGAGTTNGTQVIIWDCHGGLNQQWNVNANGTITNAQSGLCLDANGAATANGTKIILWSCNGGTNQQWSLRS, from the coding sequence GTGAAAACGATCGTCTCCACCGCCCGCACGTCATTGTTGGCGGTCGCGGTGCTGGTCTCCGCCACGCTGCCGGCGGTGATGGCACACCAGACGGCGGCCTCCGCCGCGGTGCAACAGACCTTCTACGTCGCGCCCGGCGGCAGTGACACCAACCCCGGCACTCTCCAGTCCCCGTTCAAGACGCTGCAACGTGCCCGGGACGTCGTCCGCACGGTGAACGCGAACATGACCGGCGACATCAACGTGTACCTGCGCGGCGGGACCTATCCGATCAGCAGCACCGTCGAGTTCGGCGCCGCCGACTCCGGCACGAACGGATACCGGATCACGTACGCCGCGTACGCCAACGAGAGGCCGGTCCTCGACGGCGGAGTGCCGGTCACGGGCTGGACCCAGCACAGCGGCAACATCTGGAAGGCGCCCCTGGACCGCGCCAACAAACTCCGGGCGCTCTACGTCAACGACAAGCGCGCCCACATGGCGTCGAAGACGGTCAGCTCGGGCGGGTGCTACGGGACGTACGCCATCACCGCCGGTCAGGCCGCCTGGGCCTGGGAGTCCGGGTCGCAGTGCGACGGCGCCAGGTACAACCAGAACGACTTCCCGGCGATCGCGCGCAACCAGGACGACATCGAGATCGAGACGGGCACCACCTGGACCACCGCCATCGTGGGCGTCCGGCAGGTGACCACCGACGGCGGGACCCGGGTCGCACTGTTCCAGCAGCCCGGCGCGGCCATCGCCCAGGGGGCCTTCAACGGCAACGCTCAGGTCGGCGGCACCCACAAGCTCATGAACGCGTACGAGTTCCTGGACGCGCCCGGTGAGTTCTACTACGACAAGGGCACCAAGACGGTCTACTACTACAAGGCCAGCGCCGAGGACATGGCTACCGCGACCGTCTACGCGCCGAACAACGTCACCACGGTGCTGCGGGTCGCCGGCACCTCGACGACCAACCACGCCCGCAACATCACCTTCTCCGGTCTGACCGTGCAGCACTCCGACTGGAACCTCTTCAACGTCGCCGGCTCGTCCTTCAAGCAGGCGCAGCAGGGCAACCTCGGTGCGCAGGCGTACGCGAAGGGCAACTTCCACGTCTACTACTACCGCAACGTCGACGTCACGCCCGGCATCGTCCAGGTGCAGAACGCCGACGGGATCCTCCTGCAACGCAACCGGATCCAGCACACCGGTGCCGACGGCATCAGCATGGTCAACGACGTGCAGAACACGCAGTTGATCGGGAACTACACCAACGACATCGCCGGCTCCGCCATCGACGTCGGCCATCCCCAGCACGTCTACATCGGTGACGGCACGTCGAGCAACCGGGAGAAGTACCTCCCGCAGGTCGAGGGGTTGCCGAAGAACATTGAGATCAAGAACAACTACTTGTACGACAGCGCGGTCCTGTTCAACGGGCACAGCCCCATCTCGGCGTACTTCGTCGACACCCTGACGATCCAGCGCAACCGGATCGAGAAGGCCCCCTGGTCCGGCATCACGATGGGCTGGGGTTGGTGGAACTTCGACGGGTCGTCGGGCTCGATCGCGCCGAACCGGCCGACCACGACGGCGCGCAACAACACGATCAGCTACAACCACATCATCGACACGGTGCAGCGCCTCAGCGACACGGCGCCCATCTACACGCTCGGCAGCCAGCCCGGGACCACGATCACCAACAACTACCTCCAGGGCGTTCCTGCGGGCCACAAGTACGGGCTGCACCCGGACGAGGGGTCGGCGTTCATCACGTTCCGGGACAACGTGCTGAGCATCGACAAGAACGTCACCTGGATGATCAATTCCGACGACTTCGGCCGGAAGCACGACCTGAGCATCACGCAGATCTACGGCCCGATCAACAAGGTCTCGAACAAGAACCTGCCGAACAGCACCATCGGCGACATCCTCGTCTCCTCCGACTACGTCTGGCCGGCCGCGGCGTACGGCATCGCCGCCAACTCCGGCCTGGAGGACGCGTACCGGGACATCGCCCCGGCGAGCACCTTCTCCGCGCCGAACTACGTGCTGCCGGCCAGCACGTACGTCACCAGCGCGACGGCCTCGATCCCGATCCGCAGCACCGGCGACGCCACCAGGTCGGTCTGGCTGGCCCCCTCCGGGACCACCACCTTCACCGCCGGCCCGACGATGATCAGGGCGGTCGGCACCGCCACGTCCATCGCCGTGCCGACGGCGCCGGGGGAGTACCGGCTCTACGTCGTGGACGCCCAGGGCAACCGGTCCGCGGAGTCGACCTTCCTCGTCCGCCAGCAGAGCGGCGGCGGTCAGCAGGGCGCGCAACTCGTGGGCGGTCAGTCGGGCCGGTGCGTCGAGGTGCCCAACTCCAGCACCACCAACGGCACCCAGGTGCAGCTCTGGGACTGCGGCAGCGGCACCAACCAGCGGTGGACCTCCACCGCCGGCAAGCAACTGACGGTGTACGGCAACAAGTGCCTGGACGCCTCCGGGGCGGGCACGACCAACGGCACCCAGGTCATCATCTGGGACTGCCACGGCGGGCTCAACCAGCAGTGGAACGTCAACGCCAACGGCACCATCACCAACGCCCAGTCCGGGCTCTGCCTCGACGCCAATGGCGCCGCCACCGCCAACGGCACGAAGATCATCCTCTGGTCCTGCAACGGTGGCACCAACCAGCAGTGGAGCCTGCGGAGCTGA
- a CDS encoding helix-turn-helix transcriptional regulator, translating into MSNRPASAVSNPLAEFLRASRARIRPDDVGLPDGGRRRRVPGLRREEVAQLANVSADYLARLEQGRVTSASPEVLDALADALGLDRDGREYLHSIAGQKQRPGSRTQTTSRVDPQTQRLLDSLYEVPAYVFGRRLDILAWNPLAAALFTDYGALPERHRNLLWLTFLDPGYRELNTDWARAAQECVAYLRMEARNYPNDQRLAELVGTLSVKDADFRTWWGGHLVTGATLRRKIYQHPLVGPLTLDSQQFDVSGKPDQHLVVFTAEPDSSSHEALKLLAQWANTPVA; encoded by the coding sequence ATGTCCAATCGCCCGGCGTCTGCCGTGAGCAATCCGCTTGCCGAGTTTCTGCGGGCCAGTCGTGCACGTATCCGGCCGGACGACGTCGGCCTACCCGACGGCGGCCGACGGCGCCGCGTTCCCGGGCTGCGCCGTGAAGAGGTCGCCCAGCTGGCCAATGTCAGCGCGGACTATCTGGCCCGGCTCGAGCAGGGACGCGTCACCAGTGCGTCACCCGAGGTCCTCGACGCCCTCGCGGACGCGCTTGGTCTCGACCGCGACGGCCGGGAGTACTTGCACTCGATCGCAGGGCAGAAACAGCGCCCAGGATCCCGTACTCAGACCACGTCGCGGGTTGACCCGCAGACCCAGCGATTGCTCGATAGCCTGTACGAAGTTCCCGCCTACGTATTCGGCCGGAGACTGGACATCCTCGCCTGGAATCCCCTGGCCGCTGCCTTGTTCACCGATTATGGGGCACTGCCGGAGCGGCACCGGAACCTTCTCTGGCTCACTTTCCTCGATCCGGGTTACCGGGAATTGAACACCGACTGGGCCAGGGCCGCCCAGGAATGCGTCGCCTATCTACGCATGGAGGCCCGGAACTACCCGAACGATCAGCGCCTGGCCGAACTTGTCGGGACTCTCTCCGTCAAAGACGCGGACTTTCGCACATGGTGGGGCGGCCACCTCGTGACCGGCGCCACGCTGCGCCGCAAGATTTACCAGCACCCACTGGTCGGCCCACTCACCCTCGATTCACAGCAATTCGACGTCAGCGGCAAGCCCGACCAGCACCTCGTGGTGTTCACCGCCGAACCAGACAGCTCATCCCACGAGGCACTGAAGTTGCTCGCCCAGTGGGCGAACACGCCGGTGGCTTGA
- a CDS encoding SDR family NAD(P)-dependent oxidoreductase produces MSKTIVVTGTATGMGRAIVKKFAAEGWNVVATVRKEADLTVHDELERVRTLLLDVDDEQAAGSFAQTAVEQFGQVDVLVNNAGFYQMGPVEVSSMDQIHRQFQTNVFGLIALSRAFLPIFRAQRSGTIINISSLTAEQGYPYSAVYAASKAAVAALSEGMSLEVAAFGIAVKAVLPGQHSTRIFTKIDIAQDVPADYQAGIDAFFSKNAPTGSDPSITADVVYRAAVDGDNTKVRYYSAPDSAAIPRAKQILGTDGYWAEFRNAVLAKPSPLFTALIPAPGEQPIDWQIS; encoded by the coding sequence ATGTCGAAAACAATCGTGGTGACCGGTACCGCGACTGGAATGGGCCGGGCCATCGTCAAGAAGTTCGCCGCCGAAGGCTGGAACGTGGTCGCGACGGTCCGCAAGGAGGCCGACCTGACCGTGCACGACGAGTTGGAGCGGGTCAGGACGCTGCTGCTGGACGTCGATGACGAGCAGGCGGCAGGGTCCTTCGCGCAGACCGCCGTGGAGCAGTTCGGACAGGTCGACGTATTGGTCAACAATGCGGGTTTCTACCAGATGGGGCCGGTGGAGGTGAGCAGCATGGACCAGATCCACCGGCAGTTCCAGACCAACGTGTTCGGACTGATCGCGCTCAGCCGGGCCTTCCTGCCGATCTTCCGCGCCCAGCGCTCCGGAACGATCATCAACATCTCCTCGTTGACCGCCGAGCAGGGTTATCCGTACAGCGCCGTCTACGCCGCCTCCAAGGCAGCCGTGGCGGCGCTCAGCGAGGGGATGAGCCTGGAGGTGGCCGCCTTCGGCATCGCGGTCAAGGCCGTCCTGCCCGGACAGCACTCCACCCGCATTTTCACGAAGATCGACATTGCGCAGGACGTCCCTGCGGACTATCAGGCTGGAATCGATGCGTTCTTCTCCAAGAACGCGCCAACCGGCTCCGACCCGTCGATCACCGCCGATGTCGTGTACCGAGCCGCCGTCGACGGGGACAACACCAAGGTACGTTACTACTCCGCGCCGGACTCGGCAGCCATTCCCAGGGCCAAGCAGATCCTGGGCACCGACGGCTACTGGGCGGAGTTCCGTAACGCCGTCCTCGCAAAGCCCAGTCCGCTGTTCACCGCGCTGATCCCGGCTCCGGGCGAGCAGCCGATTGATTGGCAGATCTCCTGA
- a CDS encoding carboxymuconolactone decarboxylase family protein, whose amino-acid sequence MTTNHPTDPGYAAALDTAERLLGFRLERFLGATPGEPANGADFKRIATMHAFGDVWPRTEHLDTRTRALVSVTIAATLGVLEPLRGQLRIALNAGAAKEEIVEVFLQVAAYAGVARAFDGYQVAAQVFAENPQRSDPGK is encoded by the coding sequence GTGACGACGAACCATCCGACAGACCCGGGGTATGCCGCCGCGCTGGACACGGCTGAGCGTCTGCTGGGCTTCCGCTTGGAGCGCTTTCTTGGCGCCACGCCGGGTGAGCCAGCTAACGGCGCAGACTTCAAACGGATCGCGACGATGCACGCCTTCGGCGACGTCTGGCCGCGCACCGAGCACCTAGATACACGGACGCGGGCACTGGTGTCCGTCACCATCGCGGCGACACTCGGCGTCCTGGAGCCCCTCCGTGGTCAACTTCGCATCGCGCTCAACGCCGGCGCCGCCAAGGAAGAGATCGTCGAAGTCTTTCTTCAGGTCGCGGCCTACGCTGGCGTAGCACGCGCGTTCGACGGCTACCAGGTCGCGGCTCAGGTCTTCGCAGAGAACCCGCAACGCTCAGACCCTGGTAAGTAA